A stretch of DNA from Henriciella sp. AS95:
TGCCCGCATCGCCCGCACAGCGAAGGTCGGGACCAATCTGTCTTCGGCTGGTCTTTCCTTTGCCGCCAATCGCATGTTCGGCGGCGATGACAGCGATGAGAAAGTCGCCAAGGCGCTCGCATCGGCGCTGGGGAAAACCAAGGGCCCGCTGATGAAGGTCGCCCAGATGCTGTCGACCATTCCGGACTTTCTGCCCGCCGAATACGCCGCCGAACTCTCCCAGCTACAGGCGCAGGCGCCGGCCATGGGCTGGCCTTTCGTGAAGCGCCGCATGCGCGCTGAGCTTGGGCCTGACTGGCAGGACAAGTTCGAAACCTTCGGCAAGGAAGCAGCCCATGCGGCCTCGCTCGGTCAGGTGCACCGTGCGACATTGCCCGACGGCCGCGAAGTTGCCTGCAAGCTGCAATACCCCGACATGTCGAGCGCCGTTGAGTCGGATGTCGGGCAGTTGAAAAACCTGCTCGGCCTTTTCCGGCGCATGGATGGGTCGATCGACCCTCGCGAGATGGTCGATGAGATCTCCGACCGGCTGCGTGAGGAACTCGACTATAAGCGCGAGCGCCAGCACATGCAGCTCTACCGGCACATGCTGGGCGGCAAGGATTTCGTGAATATTCCCGAGCCGATTGATGCTCTATCGACAGATCGACTGCTCACCATGGATTGGGTCAGCGGCGATCCGCTGAGCGCCTATGAAGACGCGCCGCAGGGCGTGCGAAACGATATCGCAAAGCGTCTCTACTGGACCTGGTGGCTCCCTTTCACACACCACGCCGTCATTCATGGCGATCCGCACCTTGGCAATTACCAGGTGACGGATGGCGGCCGGTCCCTGAACCTGCTGGACTTTGGCTGCGTTCGCATCTTTCCACCGGTCTTCGTGGGCGGCGTTGTCGATCTCTACCGCTCCCTGCTTGCCGATGATTTCGATGCGTCCTACGCGGCCTATGAAAAGTGGGGCTTCAAGAACCTCAATCGTGAGCTTGTCGAAGTGCTGAACATCTGGGCGCGGTTCATCTATGGGCCGCTGCTGGACAACCGGGTCCGCAGCGTCGCGGACGGGGTGAAGCCCGGCGAATATGGCCGCAAGGAAGCCTTCGAGGTTCGCAAGCTGCTCAAAGAGCGCGGGCCGGTGACGATCCCGCGAGAATTTGTCTTCATGGACCGGGCTGCCATCGGCCTTGGTGCAGCTTATCTGCGCCTCAAGGCCGAACTCAATTTCCATCAGCTCTTCGAAGAGAGCCTTGAAGGCTTCAGCGAAGAGACAGTGGCGAACCTTCAGGCCGAAGCCCTGTCGAGCGTTGGCTTGCAGGCAAGCTAGGCCATCTCGAACTTGATCGGCACAGACTTCGGTCCAGACACGAAGTTCGCCTGAACCCGCGTTGGCGTGCCGTTCAGTTCAACAGATTTGAGACGAGGCAGCAGCTCCTCCCAGAGGATGCGCATCTCCATCTTGGCCAGATGCTGGCCAAGGCAGACATGCGCGCCATAGCCAAACGCGACATGCTTGTTCGAAGGCCGGTCCACCTTGAATGTATACGGGTCATCAAACACGTCTTCATCCCGATTGCCAGAAGGGTAGGCGAGGAACAGCCAGTCATTCTTCTTGATTGGCTGGCCAGCGACTTCAGTGTCGTCCATGGCCGTGCGCATGAAGTGTTTTACGGGCGTTTCCCAGCGAATGGATTCGTCCACCATGGATGAAATCAGCGATGGATCGGCCTTCAGTTTGCGAAACTCATCCTGATTTTCGGCCAGCGCCCAGAGCGCGCCGGCCGTCGTGGCTGACGTGGTGTCGTGGCCCGCTGTCGCCGCGATGATGTAATAGCTCATGGCTTCGAGCTGGCCGAGGGGTTTGTCATAGACCTCGCCGTTCGCGATGACGCTGGCGAGGTCCTCACGCGGGCATTTGCGCCGGTCTTCAGTCATGGCGCCGAAATAGGTCATGAAGTCGGTGACCGTGGCCATGATGTTTCCGATGCCCATCTCGGTGTTCTCGACGGCGGCACCGGTGCGGTTCACATCGGGGTCCTGCGCGCCGAAAAGCTCC
This window harbors:
- a CDS encoding AarF/ABC1/UbiB kinase family protein; the encoded protein is MSDERDPERNRLTARIARTAKVGTNLSSAGLSFAANRMFGGDDSDEKVAKALASALGKTKGPLMKVAQMLSTIPDFLPAEYAAELSQLQAQAPAMGWPFVKRRMRAELGPDWQDKFETFGKEAAHAASLGQVHRATLPDGREVACKLQYPDMSSAVESDVGQLKNLLGLFRRMDGSIDPREMVDEISDRLREELDYKRERQHMQLYRHMLGGKDFVNIPEPIDALSTDRLLTMDWVSGDPLSAYEDAPQGVRNDIAKRLYWTWWLPFTHHAVIHGDPHLGNYQVTDGGRSLNLLDFGCVRIFPPVFVGGVVDLYRSLLADDFDASYAAYEKWGFKNLNRELVEVLNIWARFIYGPLLDNRVRSVADGVKPGEYGRKEAFEVRKLLKERGPVTIPREFVFMDRAAIGLGAAYLRLKAELNFHQLFEESLEGFSEETVANLQAEALSSVGLQAS
- a CDS encoding cytochrome P450 — translated: MTIPTDIANAVVNPKAYADWEQSHQAFAWLRKNAPLDVAEVDGYDPFWVVTKHADIKEIERQNDLFHNEDRSATLTTIEADQKVRAMMGGSPNLLRSLVQMDNPDHLQYRRLTQGWFMPQNLRKLEDDIREIARGFIDGMADKGTECDFAKDVAFLYPLHVIMKVIGVPMEDEPRMLKLTQELFGAQDPDVNRTGAAVENTEMGIGNIMATVTDFMTYFGAMTEDRRKCPREDLASVIANGEVYDKPLGQLEAMSYYIIAATAGHDTTSATTAGALWALAENQDEFRKLKADPSLISSMVDESIRWETPVKHFMRTAMDDTEVAGQPIKKNDWLFLAYPSGNRDEDVFDDPYTFKVDRPSNKHVAFGYGAHVCLGQHLAKMEMRILWEELLPRLKSVELNGTPTRVQANFVSGPKSVPIKFEMA